The Trachemys scripta elegans isolate TJP31775 chromosome 6, CAS_Tse_1.0, whole genome shotgun sequence genome includes a window with the following:
- the LRRC70 gene encoding leucine-rich repeat-containing protein 70 encodes MTEKAKDRDVCGLQSSVPCTGVFLHILNCFLLLLLQKEVLGCPSVCKLCTGKQVNCRNLGLSSIPKNFPKSTVLVYLSGNNISHVIPNELTGLQKLAVLYLDNSSISYVHPKAFVELSKLCYLHLNNNHIKRLDPGIFEGLSDLHCLYLQNNQISFVPRGLFSGLISVRYLTLERNRLSILGSGTFLGMISLQTLNLANNKISRISDTAFHHLGNLVYLYLEGNNLTHVPSKAIGILKNLERLSLSHNPVGSIHPFAFKGLDRLEYLSLKSAKIKSIIMNGFAGLNNLKKLILSHNDLEHVNSNTFTSLHNLMYLQLDKNKIVSIGDNAFEKMGSFLKILNLASNNLTNLQPKMLKPLVSLTHLQANNNPWNCSCTLLGLRNWLALSSISVKIHCQNPPSMRGRPLHYVKWTEFTNCAITTTNPETAWSVASVGIHHSTASLVMAWHMVTTYDKLVHLENAGTKRVNFWGRDPTTSASQFLYEEYAAGNPSEATTVLSVLPVQTVAQIVPVNLTMEQKSEFPPDAASVSLKTSLICTQQVEKLNQAFDILLAFFILACAVILFLIYKIVQFRQKLKMRGESGEKGIEYYSSYQAGRYNVTDPVQSLPQNPMRSSELDQIKFIKRTMPESQAQVILFEHSAL; translated from the coding sequence ATGACTGAGAAAGCCAAAGACAGGGATGTGTGTGGACTTCAAAGTTCTGTACCCTGCACAGGAGTATTCCTCCATATCCTTAACtgttttcttttgttgctgcTCCAGAAAGAGGTACTTGGCTGTCCATCCGTCTGCAAGCTCTGCACTGGGAAACAAGTTAATTGTCGTAACTTAGGTCTTTCAAGCATTCCAAAGAACTTTCCAAaaagtacagtacttgtataccTCAGTGGGAATAATATATCACATGTAATTCCAAATGAATTAACAGGCCTTCAGAAGCTTGCTGTGCTCTATTTGGATAATTCCAGCATTTCATATGTGCATCCAAAGGCTTTTGTTGAACTTAGTAAACTGTGCTACTTACATCTAAATAATAATCACATAAAACGTTTGGATCCAGGAATATTTGAAGGGCTTTCAGATCTTCATTGTTTATACCTTCAGAATAATCAAATATCTTTTGTTCCTAGAGGATTATTTAGTGGTCTCATTTCAGTTCGATACTTAACGCTTGAAAGAAATCGCCTCAGTATCCTTGGAAGTGGCACTTTCTTGGGAATGATTAGTCTTCAAACGCTTAATCTAGCCAACAATAAGATTTCACGGATATCAGATACAGCATTTCATCATCTTGGAAACCTTGTGTATTTGTACCTTGAAGGTAATAATTTAACACATGTGCCATCAAAGGCCATTGGAATACTTAAAAATCTAGAAAGACTTTCCTTGTCTCACAACCCTGTTGGGTCAATACATCCTTTTGCATTTAAAGGACTTGACAGGCTTGaatatctatctttaaaaagtgcaaaaataaaaagcattatcATGAATGGATTTGCTGGATTAAATAACcttaaaaagttaattttaagCCATAATGATTTAGAACATGTAAATTCCAACACTTTTACTTCGTTGCATAATTTAATGTACCTGCAACTAGACAAGAATAAAATAGTTAGTATTGGTGATAATGCATTTGAAAAAATGGGATCTTTTTTAAAGATTCTAAATCTAGCATCTAACAACCTTACCAATTTGCAGCCTAAAATGCTCAAGCCTTTGGTTTCATTAACTCATCTACAGGCAAATAACAACCCTTGGAACTGTAGCTGCACACTGCTTGGGCTACGTAATTGGCTAGCATTATCTTCAATCTCTGTCAAAATCCATTGTCAAAATCCCCCAAGTATGCGCGGTAGACCTTTGCATTATGTTAAATGGACCGAATTTACAAACTGTGCTATCACTACCACTAATCCAGAAACCGCCTGGAGTGTAGCATCTGTAGGTATCCATCATAGCACCGCCTCTTTAGTGATGGCATGGCATATGGTAACCACATATGATAAACTTGTACATTTGGAAAATGCTGGAACTAAACGTGTTAATTTCTGGGGAAGAGATCCAACCACATCTGCCAGTCAATTTCTTTATGAAGAATATGCTGCTGGGAATCCATCAGAAGCAACAACAGTGTTATCAGTATTACCAGTGCAAACAGTTGCACAGATTGTGCCAGTTAACTTGACCATGGAACAGAAAAGTGAATTTCCTCCAGATGCTGCATCTGTATCCTTAAAAACGTCTCTAATCTGTACACAgcaggtggagaaactgaatcAGGCATTTGACAttttattagcctttttcatTTTAGCATGTGCTGTGATCCTTTTTCTAATCTATAAAATTGTCCAGTTTAGACAGAAGCTGAAGATGCGGGGAGAGTCGGGGGAAAAGGGAATAGAGTACTACAGTTCTTACCAGGCTGGTAGATACAATGTAACTGACCCAGTTCAGTCCCTACCTCAAAATCCAATGAGAAGTTCAGAATTGGACCAAATTAAGTTTATCAAACGAACAATGCCTGAAAGTCAGGCACAGGTCATCCTGTTTGAACATTCAGCATTGTAA